Genomic window (Acidobacteriota bacterium):
ACACATCGTCAACAATGCATTTGCGCAATACCTCAGTCATTACCACTCGGCAAAGGTCGCGTTTTACGATGCGGCGAATCAGCGAATGGAGAACATTTTCTTCGGCGGAATAAGTCAATATGAAGAAAACGCGGGCGCGTTGACGAGAAATGACGACGTGCCTTTCACGAAAGTGATCAGCAAGGTCGTGCGTGAAAAGGACGGAAAAATGACCGAGACAAAGATCAGCGAGTTGCCGGGCTTTTTGGGCGCGGGGGCGGAATTCGTCCTCAATCCGCAACTGCCGATGTATGAAAACGAGATCGTAAAAACCAATGAAATCAACGCTGATCGAATCTTGCTGGGCCATATCGTTGGCGGAATCAACAGTTCGAAAAAAAGCATTTTCTTCAGCAATTCCGGCCTTGAAAGCGTTGCGAGCAAGACGGTTTTTGAGGTTTGGCTGACAAGACCTCCGAAACAGCCCGCCAAGAATTCAAGATCAGAATCAAATGAATAGGAACCGAGGAGATTCCTTGGAGGTGAAACGATGAAAACGACTTTGATAACTGCGGCAGCGCTGGGAATCCTGTTGGCGATCTCGATCGTCATCGTGTCTGTCGACAGTAAGGAAATGAAGATGCAAAAATTGAATTTACAAACAAAGATCGGCGACGGAAACGACAAAGAGATCACACCCCTTTTTGACGGGGAGCGTCGAAAGATCATCCAGATCACGCTTCGAAACAGAGCCGTTTTGGAATCGCACAAAGCCGCGGAGCCGATCACCATTCAGTGCGTTGCGGGTAAAGGATTGTTGATCGTCGGTGAGGACAAGGAAGAAGTTGAACTGAAAGAAGGCGTGTTGGTTACGATTGAACCGAACGTCGTCCACGAAGTACGATCGTCGCCAAAAGTCTCGGTCCTATTGACGAAATTCAAGGAGAAGTGATCCCGCGTTTGTTGTCAGCTCACCGCACGCAGTTCGGCCCTCGCTGAAGAAACGACTCGGATCGCAGAGCGCATCAGGAGCCATACGAGACCGAGTGCGACGAAGATATCGGGCCAACCCGAACCCGTTAGCCAGACCGCTCCGGCGGCCGCAAACACGGACAGGTTCGATGCGATGTCGTTTCGTGAACATTCCCATACCGAACTCATATTCACGTCTTCGCGGCGATGTCGCCAGAGCAGGTAAAGACAAACCGAGTTTGCGGCGAGACCAAGAAGGCTGAACGCGCCCATCACCTCGAAATGCGGGAGACTCGGCACGAAAAGCTTGTAGGCGATTTGCGAAGCAACGGCGAACGCTGCGACAAAGATCAGCGCGCCCTTGAACAGCGCGACCTTGGCCTTTACGGCGGCTCCCCTCGAAACGGCGTACAGGCTGAGGCCGTATGTCAGCGCGTCTCCGAGATTGTCGAGGCTGTCGGCCAGCAGCGCCGTCGATTTGCCGTAAAGCGCGGCCGCGACGATCACCAGAAACATAACCGCATTGATGCCAAGCACGATCTGCAGCGTTCCTCGCTGCCTTTCGCGGAGGGCATCGAGGTGACAATCATTATCGCAACAACCACTCATTCCGAAAGCCTCACCTGGGCAACCAGCCTACTTACTCAAATTACGCAATAGGAAATATTCTCCCGCGAAACACGCCAAATGTGGGAATGCACGAATAATGATCCGGGTTGAAGTCTCAGGTTGCGCGAACTGACAATTACCGCGGTTTTCCGGGCCACTTCTTGATCGTAGAATCGACTTCGCATTGAGAGAAATAAAAGTTTTCTAATCATTTTGCACCTGGAAAACCCGGCAGCGATCCACCTTGAACTAGGCCTTTCGTGTCCGGAAAAACGGGGCACCTAAACCCACAGCGCGGCAGAGCCGCCCATCCAAAGCACAAAGACGTAAGGAAAACTGGAGTCTTCGTTGAACATTTGATTTGATTTCATCAGAAAAGTGGTTCGATTACAAACGAGGCTGTCTAACAGCCCAAGCTCAGCGACGGCGGCCACGAGGCGCGCCGATTGCAGCCACACAGAAGGTTTCGTATGCATTGACGGAAGGCTTCATCCGGGTTTATGAAAGCTTGCCGGATAATGAAACACAGACAAAGGCTGCCCAAAATGGCGAAGAAATTTCTATAAGACGCGAGCGAACCATATTGATTGTTAACCCGCCAATGTTGCCGCTTTCGCCTGTCGGGCCGAAAAGAGGAATGTATCTTTTGCTTGGCATCGTTGGCGGCGCAGTTTTGGGTTTTTTGTTTGGCGGACCTTACGAATGGCGACGTTGGAAAGAGACAACGACCTAATTTTCTGGGTAAAATTGTGTATGTGCCAAGAGCCATCGAATGACTCAAAGGACGTGAGGGTGAAACAGCGATTTTCTGATTACCGCCGTCCGTTAAACTTCGGCTTGCGTGGTGGCGGTTTCGCCCCACGTCAACGCCGCCTTAAGGCGCTTTCGGGTGAAAATAAAATATGCTGTTGAAAAAACAATCAAGTCTGATCCTCGTTCTGCTTCTGCTGTGCATTTCTGCTTCGGCGCAGAAAAAAGACGAAACAAATCAGGATTCAAACACCGGAATTATTTACGGAAAAAATCACGCTTACGCTTTGACCGCGCCAAAGGGTTGGGTGCTTGATAACAAAAACGGCGTCAAACAAGGGCTTCACGCCGTTTTTTATCCGCGAGGTTCTTCGTGGAGCGACGGCGTTGCCGTGATGTATGCGAATGTCTCGCAGAAAGAAAGCGCAACGCAAACAGTTCAAGACATCATTGACAGCGACATTCAGAAATTCAAAGAGAATGTGCCTGATTTGAAAGTTGAAAACGCAGAGGCGATCGAGCTTGAGAAGGACAAAACGGCAACCGTCAAGTATTTTACCAGCGATGCGAATGGCCAGAATTTCGAGGCAATCGCTTACATAAACGAAGAAAAACTGGTTGTTCTAATCGTTCTAACATCGCGCACGAAAAAAGATTTTGAGAAGTCGTTGCCGGCGTTTCGGGAGTTGGTCGGTTCATATTTGTTCTTGACCGATAAAGTTGTTATCGAAAAATAGCTTGTGAAGGAACGCCGCATCGTCAACCCCACTGTTCGGCATTTTCTCTTGTTTACTTGACGTTGGAATGATGAAGAACATTTTCTCAATCGCTCCGATTTTCTTCGCATTGCTTTTCGCTACGCCAACGGACGCAAATGCCTGTTGGTGTCGGAAAGACCCCGCGGAGACAAACACGCCCAAGAAGTTCAGGAAAGCCGTCGCGCGTTCGTTTCGCGACTCGACCCTTGTGTTTTCCGGCACCGTAACGGAGCGCAACGGCGAACATTTGAAATTTGAGGTCAAACGGATCTGGAAAGGCAAAAACCAAACGGAAGTATTCTTTACATCTGGCAATTATTTGGATTCGAGCAAACTCGGTAACAATCAGGACTATTTCGTTGACGACTGCGCTTACAGTTTCAGAGTTGGCGAAACTTACTTGGTTTACGCTGAAACCGAGAACGGCGAGTATTATGTTTCAAAGTGCGGGCGAACCCAGATTCTGACGGACACAACCCAAGATGTTGAGGTATTGAACTCTTTGACCAAAAAGGACGTTCCGAAGTAGGCCAACGTATCGATTACCGATTGCTTCGGTGCCGCCG
Coding sequences:
- a CDS encoding cation transporter, which translates into the protein MSGCCDNDCHLDALRERQRGTLQIVLGINAVMFLVIVAAALYGKSTALLADSLDNLGDALTYGLSLYAVSRGAAVKAKVALFKGALIFVAAFAVASQIAYKLFVPSLPHFEVMGAFSLLGLAANSVCLYLLWRHRREDVNMSSVWECSRNDIASNLSVFAAAGAVWLTGSGWPDIFVALGLVWLLMRSAIRVVSSARAELRAVS